Proteins co-encoded in one Novosphingobium sp. PP1Y genomic window:
- a CDS encoding transglutaminase family protein yields MKLSIRTELDYSLPAPADVLLQVEAAILPEQKVLRAHIDLPPVEHFARIPGHDNIGDRIWLAAAETLKVHYEATVEPVRMLARVDDLAAVPAHLLPGETVDYLMPSRYCPSDTFQNLVEAEFGGLQGGARVGAIRDWIGQHLTYVVGSSESSTCAEQTFVTRQGVCRDFAHLMITLTRASAIPARFASVYGLGVDPQDFHAVAEVFLDGAWHMVDATGMSRPECIAKIGVGRDAADVSFLTSYGAVTLNSQSVEVSEVA; encoded by the coding sequence ATGAAATTATCGATCCGTACCGAGCTCGACTATTCGCTCCCGGCTCCCGCCGACGTGCTGCTTCAGGTCGAGGCGGCCATCCTGCCCGAACAGAAAGTGCTGCGCGCCCATATCGACCTGCCGCCGGTCGAGCACTTCGCGCGCATCCCCGGGCATGACAACATCGGCGACCGCATCTGGCTGGCAGCGGCAGAAACGCTGAAGGTCCATTACGAGGCTACAGTGGAACCGGTGCGCATGCTCGCCCGTGTCGACGACCTCGCGGCGGTTCCGGCCCACCTGCTGCCCGGGGAGACGGTCGATTACCTGATGCCTTCGCGGTACTGCCCATCGGACACCTTCCAGAACCTGGTCGAGGCCGAATTCGGCGGGCTGCAGGGCGGCGCGCGCGTCGGTGCGATCCGCGACTGGATCGGCCAGCACCTCACTTACGTGGTCGGATCGAGCGAGAGCAGCACCTGCGCCGAGCAGACTTTCGTCACCCGGCAGGGGGTCTGCCGCGATTTCGCGCACCTGATGATCACGCTCACCCGCGCCAGTGCGATCCCGGCGCGCTTTGCCAGCGTCTATGGCCTGGGCGTCGACCCGCAGGATTTCCACGCCGTAGCCGAAGTGTTCCTGGACGGTGCCTGGCACATGGTCGACGCCACCGGCATGTCGCGCCCCGAGTGCATCGCCAAGATCGGCGTGGGCCGCGACGCCGCTGACGTCTCGTTCCTCACCAGCTACGGTGCGGTCACGCTCAATTCGCAAAGCGTGGAAGTCTCCGAAGTGGCCTAG
- a CDS encoding DUF1465 family protein, with translation MSKPLTINPRIVEALYCEALTLSDEVRHAFTLPGQLGRAGHDEDDARVALSSEGLRTTTRMMHAIAWLLNHRAFFMGEITDYQLRRHGRLSAEMRRSDAQQLALLEPETVELVQATRRFYERLLWLDRNWRLSESHEPSAIERLRERIEQRLAG, from the coding sequence ATGTCGAAACCGCTGACCATAAATCCGCGCATCGTCGAAGCGCTCTACTGCGAAGCTCTCACGCTTTCGGACGAAGTGCGCCATGCCTTCACGCTGCCCGGCCAGCTGGGGCGGGCCGGACACGACGAGGACGACGCGCGCGTCGCCCTGTCGAGCGAGGGCCTGCGCACGACGACCCGGATGATGCACGCGATCGCCTGGCTGCTCAATCACCGGGCCTTCTTCATGGGCGAGATCACCGACTACCAGCTGCGCCGCCACGGCCGCCTGTCGGCCGAAATGCGCCGGTCCGATGCACAGCAGCTGGCCCTGCTCGAGCCCGAAACGGTCGAACTGGTCCAGGCGACGCGGCGCTTTTACGAACGCCTGCTCTGGCTCGATCGCAACTGGCGCCTGAGCGAAAGCCATGAGCCCAGCGCGATAGAGCGGCTGCGCGAACGCATCGAACAACGGCTGGCCGGCTGA
- a CDS encoding YdcH family protein: MDSSHVSALQLKHAGIERRLHDEMARPLPDNAVIQSLKKRKLRLKEEIARC; this comes from the coding sequence ATGGATAGTTCGCACGTCAGCGCCCTTCAACTCAAGCATGCCGGGATCGAACGCCGGCTTCACGACGAGATGGCCCGGCCGTTGCCTGACAATGCGGTAATCCAGTCCCTCAAGAAGCGAAAGCTCAGACTCAAGGAAGAAATCGCCCGCTGTTAG
- the metW gene encoding methionine biosynthesis protein MetW: MSNLRPDLSVIAANVAPGSSLLDVGCGDGTLMQALRDEKRCDARGMELNPANVGKCVGKGLSVIQGDADRDLAFYPDKSVDYAILSQTLQTTMRPDMVLEELLRIGRKAFVSFPNFAHWRVRLSLLWGGRMPVTRLLPVAWYETPNIHHLTVDDFRALVKERGITVEGSWFLSGDTQCSSAAANFRAEHAVFQLSRN; this comes from the coding sequence ATGAGCAACCTGCGGCCCGACCTTTCCGTGATCGCCGCCAATGTCGCGCCCGGATCGAGCCTGCTCGACGTCGGCTGCGGGGACGGGACCCTGATGCAGGCCCTGCGCGACGAGAAGCGGTGCGACGCGCGCGGCATGGAGCTGAACCCTGCGAACGTGGGCAAGTGTGTGGGCAAGGGGCTGTCGGTGATCCAGGGCGATGCCGACAGGGACCTCGCCTTCTATCCCGACAAATCGGTCGACTACGCGATCCTCTCGCAGACGCTGCAGACGACGATGCGCCCTGACATGGTGCTGGAGGAACTGCTGCGCATCGGCCGCAAGGCCTTCGTCAGCTTCCCCAATTTCGCTCACTGGCGCGTGCGCCTCTCGCTGTTGTGGGGCGGGCGCATGCCGGTGACCCGGCTGCTGCCGGTCGCATGGTACGAGACACCGAATATCCACCACCTCACCGTCGACGATTTCCGCGCGCTGGTGAAGGAGCGCGGAATTACCGTAGAGGGTAGCTGGTTCCTCTCCGGCGACACCCAGTGCAGTTCGGCAGCCGCGAACTTCCGCGCTGAACACGCGGTGTTCCAACTCTCGCGCAACTGA
- a CDS encoding prephenate/arogenate dehydrogenase family protein, translating into MSFEKVAIIGLGLQGGSIGLATQEFLPEVQTTGFDLDPATRARAAERGLVHQVCETPAEAVRDADLVIFCVPPGVMGEAAAQVRDALREDALISDVGSCKQSIATALREALPDHYVIPAHPVAGTENSGPDAGFAHLFRNRWCIVTPPEHTDLVKLSQLVEFWEALGANVEIMDAQHHDLVLAVTSHLPHLIAYTIVGTASDLEDVTQSEVIKYSAGGFRDFTRIAASDPTMWRDVFLTNKEAVLTMLQRFTEDLTALQRAIRVGDGDALFEQFARTRAIRRSIIQEGQDDSRPDFGRGDHENGTKKI; encoded by the coding sequence ATGAGCTTCGAAAAAGTCGCCATCATCGGCCTGGGGCTGCAGGGCGGATCGATCGGCCTGGCCACGCAGGAATTCCTGCCCGAGGTCCAGACTACCGGTTTCGACCTCGATCCCGCCACCCGCGCCCGCGCTGCGGAGCGCGGCCTCGTCCACCAGGTCTGCGAAACCCCTGCCGAGGCAGTGCGGGATGCCGATCTCGTGATCTTCTGCGTGCCCCCCGGCGTCATGGGCGAAGCGGCGGCACAGGTGCGGGACGCCCTACGCGAGGACGCGCTGATCAGCGATGTCGGCTCGTGCAAGCAGTCGATCGCGACGGCGTTGCGCGAAGCCCTGCCCGATCACTACGTGATCCCGGCGCACCCGGTCGCGGGCACGGAAAACTCCGGCCCCGACGCAGGCTTTGCCCACCTGTTCCGCAACCGCTGGTGCATCGTCACCCCGCCCGAACACACCGATCTCGTCAAGCTCTCGCAGCTCGTCGAATTCTGGGAAGCGCTCGGCGCCAATGTCGAGATCATGGACGCGCAGCACCATGACCTCGTCCTCGCCGTGACCAGCCACCTGCCTCACCTGATCGCCTATACCATCGTCGGTACCGCCTCCGATCTCGAGGACGTGACCCAGAGCGAGGTAATCAAGTACTCGGCCGGCGGTTTCCGCGACTTCACGCGCATCGCCGCCAGCGATCCAACGATGTGGCGCGACGTCTTCCTGACCAACAAGGAAGCGGTGCTCACCATGTTGCAGCGCTTCACCGAGGACCTCACCGCCTTGCAGCGCGCGATCCGCGTGGGTGACGGCGATGCGCTGTTCGAGCAGTTCGCGCGCACCCGCGCGATCCGCCGCTCGATCATCCAGGAAGGTCAGGACGATTCCCGCCCCGACTTCGGTCGCGGCGACCACGAGAACGGAACGAAGAAAATCTGA
- a CDS encoding ABC transporter permease, translating to MGRGEAELIPQGRMSGPMPWVIAIMVAMTAIALAAGLALGNAVSAARAEIEGGVTIQIVEPRADLRAKQAKRAVAAIKDLPGIAGLRLVPQTELDALIEPWLGTGIDDATGTAIPVPALIDVRLDRQATPARLAAMEQAVMPVAPSAKIDAQSNWLKPVFDAMVSLQLLAMVLVGLLALALAAAVLLAARSALGANRDTIEIVHLLGGTDAQVARVFQRSIGYDAAGGGAVGLVLAMVVIFALGRRFAGLGAGLVDNGALIWSDWLLLALVPLLATLLAMVTARLTVMHALRKML from the coding sequence ATGGGCCGGGGCGAGGCCGAGCTGATCCCGCAGGGGCGCATGTCCGGGCCGATGCCCTGGGTCATCGCGATCATGGTGGCGATGACGGCCATTGCGCTTGCGGCAGGCCTGGCGCTGGGCAATGCCGTCAGCGCCGCGCGCGCCGAGATCGAGGGCGGCGTCACCATCCAGATCGTCGAGCCGCGCGCTGATTTGCGCGCAAAGCAGGCGAAGCGCGCGGTTGCGGCGATCAAGGACCTGCCGGGCATCGCCGGCCTGCGGCTGGTCCCCCAGACCGAGCTGGATGCCCTGATCGAGCCCTGGCTTGGCACCGGCATCGACGATGCGACGGGCACGGCGATCCCGGTTCCCGCGCTGATCGACGTGCGGCTGGACCGTCAGGCCACGCCAGCCCGGCTTGCCGCGATGGAGCAGGCAGTCATGCCGGTGGCGCCGTCCGCGAAGATCGATGCGCAGTCGAACTGGCTCAAGCCGGTGTTCGACGCGATGGTTTCGCTGCAATTGCTTGCCATGGTGCTTGTCGGCCTGCTGGCGCTTGCGCTCGCCGCGGCGGTGCTGCTGGCGGCCCGCTCTGCGCTCGGCGCGAATCGCGATACAATCGAGATCGTTCACCTGCTCGGCGGTACCGATGCCCAGGTCGCGCGCGTCTTCCAGCGTTCGATCGGCTACGACGCGGCGGGCGGCGGGGCGGTCGGACTGGTCCTGGCGATGGTGGTTATCTTCGCACTGGGCCGCCGCTTCGCCGGGCTGGGGGCAGGGCTGGTCGATAACGGCGCGTTGATCTGGAGCGACTGGCTGCTCCTTGCACTTGTCCCATTGCTGGCCACATTGCTGGCAATGGTCACGGCGCGGCTCACGGTGATGCACGCCCTGCGCAAGATGCTATAG
- a CDS encoding YdcF family protein, producing MFRRTVAFLFLAWLFGFLWFAIALPQPLDGTKTDAIIVLTGSAGRIEHALDVLKEGEASRLLVSGVDREVKPREFAAQFGVSDQLLECCITLGYNAYDTRSNAIEAAQWVSEHKSKSVRLVTADWHMRRAMLEISREMPAGVELKPDAVSSRPSLGALFLEYHKLLARFVLNLWGK from the coding sequence ATGTTTCGTCGCACGGTCGCATTCCTGTTCCTTGCCTGGCTTTTCGGGTTCCTGTGGTTCGCCATCGCGCTGCCGCAGCCTCTCGACGGGACGAAGACCGATGCGATCATCGTGCTGACCGGCAGCGCCGGACGTATCGAGCACGCGCTGGATGTCCTGAAGGAGGGTGAGGCCTCGCGCCTGCTCGTCTCGGGCGTCGACCGCGAGGTCAAGCCGCGCGAGTTCGCCGCCCAGTTCGGCGTCTCGGACCAGCTGCTCGAATGCTGCATCACGCTTGGCTACAACGCCTACGATACGCGCTCGAACGCGATCGAGGCGGCGCAATGGGTCAGCGAGCACAAGTCGAAATCGGTGCGGCTCGTCACTGCCGACTGGCACATGCGCCGCGCCATGCTGGAAATCTCGCGGGAAATGCCTGCCGGTGTCGAGCTGAAGCCGGATGCGGTATCCTCGCGCCCCAGTCTCGGTGCGCTGTTCCTTGAATATCACAAGCTGCTGGCGCGCTTCGTGCTGAACCTGTGGGGCAAGTGA
- a CDS encoding 1-acyl-sn-glycerol-3-phosphate acyltransferase — protein MRSTPADVLRSLAFYAAFYTGSIFYVLGFFLAARLGEMPARRVVRGWSRYHRACARWLLGMRVVVEGEMPNDGVLVAIKHESFFEAIDLPSLMDWPVPFPKAELARIPGWGAAAMRYGIVVVEREEGAKALRAMVANARHFAARGRPLAIFPEGTRVAHGTRGELQSGFAGVYKLLGLPVVPVAVDSGRLYHRRWKKPGVITVRVGERIEAGLPRKEVEARVTEAINALNR, from the coding sequence ATGCGCAGCACCCCGGCCGACGTCCTGCGCAGTCTCGCGTTCTACGCTGCCTTCTATACCGGCTCGATCTTCTATGTGCTGGGCTTCTTTCTGGCCGCAAGGCTGGGCGAAATGCCGGCACGCCGCGTCGTGCGCGGCTGGTCGCGATACCACCGTGCCTGTGCCCGCTGGCTGCTGGGCATGCGCGTGGTCGTCGAGGGCGAGATGCCCAATGACGGGGTGCTGGTGGCGATCAAGCATGAAAGCTTCTTCGAAGCCATCGACCTGCCTTCGCTGATGGACTGGCCGGTGCCGTTCCCCAAGGCGGAACTTGCCCGCATTCCCGGTTGGGGCGCTGCGGCGATGCGCTACGGCATCGTCGTTGTCGAACGCGAGGAGGGGGCAAAGGCCCTGCGGGCAATGGTCGCCAATGCCAGGCACTTCGCAGCCAGGGGCAGGCCGCTGGCGATCTTCCCCGAAGGTACGCGCGTTGCGCATGGAACGCGCGGTGAACTCCAGTCTGGCTTCGCCGGGGTCTACAAGCTGCTCGGCCTGCCGGTCGTGCCGGTCGCGGTCGACAGTGGACGGCTCTATCACCGGCGCTGGAAAAAACCCGGAGTGATCACCGTGCGGGTGGGCGAGCGGATCGAGGCCGGTCTGCCGCGCAAGGAAGTGGAAGCGCGCGTGACCGAGGCGATCAACGCGCTCAATCGCTGA
- a CDS encoding homoserine O-acetyltransferase produces the protein MATARDMETSKVLELAQPLPLDGGQSLEGVRIAYETHGTLNEARGNAILICHALTGDQHVMSDHPKTGKPGWWVRMVGPGKPIDTDRYFIVCANVIGSCMGSTGPASPGPDGKPYGMRFPVITIRDMVRGHIALLDALGIDQLHAVVGGSMGGMQALSLAANFPERVRAALVIASTARHSAQNIAFHEVGRQAIMADPDWREGAYYEAKENGGKGPEKGLSVARMAAHITYLSEAGLTEKFGRRLQDRSEKTFGFDADFQVESYLRYQGLSFTDRFDANSYLYITRAMDYFDLAEEHGGMLANAFARSKARFCLVSFDTDWLYPTSESRNVVHALNAAGLPVSFVELSAPFGHDSFLLDVPALDRVVEGFLNQ, from the coding sequence ATGGCCACGGCCCGCGACATGGAAACCAGCAAAGTCCTTGAACTGGCGCAGCCTCTTCCGCTTGACGGCGGGCAGAGCCTCGAAGGCGTGCGCATCGCTTACGAGACGCACGGAACCCTCAACGAGGCTCGCGGCAACGCGATCCTCATCTGTCACGCCCTGACCGGCGATCAGCACGTCATGTCCGACCATCCCAAGACCGGCAAGCCGGGCTGGTGGGTGCGCATGGTCGGGCCGGGCAAGCCGATCGACACAGACCGGTACTTCATCGTCTGCGCCAATGTCATCGGCTCGTGCATGGGCTCGACCGGTCCGGCGAGCCCTGGCCCGGACGGCAAGCCTTACGGCATGCGCTTCCCGGTCATCACCATCCGCGACATGGTGCGTGGCCACATCGCCCTGCTCGACGCCTTGGGAATCGACCAGCTCCATGCCGTCGTCGGCGGCTCCATGGGCGGGATGCAGGCGCTTTCGCTGGCGGCGAACTTCCCCGAACGCGTGCGCGCCGCGCTGGTCATCGCTTCGACCGCGCGTCATTCGGCGCAGAACATCGCCTTCCACGAAGTGGGGCGCCAGGCGATCATGGCCGATCCCGACTGGCGCGAGGGCGCCTATTACGAGGCCAAGGAAAACGGCGGGAAGGGGCCCGAAAAGGGTCTCTCGGTCGCGCGCATGGCCGCGCACATCACGTATCTGTCCGAAGCCGGGCTGACCGAAAAGTTCGGCCGCCGCCTGCAGGACCGCAGCGAGAAGACCTTCGGGTTCGATGCCGATTTCCAGGTCGAATCGTACCTGCGCTACCAGGGCCTGTCATTCACCGACCGGTTCGACGCCAATTCCTATCTCTACATCACCCGCGCGATGGACTATTTCGACCTCGCGGAGGAGCATGGCGGGATGCTGGCCAACGCCTTCGCCCGCTCGAAGGCGCGCTTCTGCCTCGTCAGTTTCGATACCGACTGGCTCTACCCCACCTCCGAATCGCGCAATGTGGTCCACGCGCTCAATGCCGCGGGCCTGCCGGTGAGCTTCGTCGAGCTTTCCGCCCCGTTCGGGCACGACTCGTTCCTGCTGGACGTTCCCGCGCTCGATCGCGTCGTCGAAGGATTCCTGAACCAGTGA
- the hisC gene encoding histidinol-phosphate transaminase: MTDTETRSKAPQPKPWIEAIHAYVPGKSSGKDGRPLIKLSANENPLGTSESALAARAQAPALYPDPDSKALRAKLGELHGIDPARIVMGTGSDELLNLAAQGYAGPGDEVIYVRYGFSVYDIAARRCGATPVVAPDADYGTDVDALIALVTDRTRVVFIANPNNPTGSYLPKGEIARLHAALPADVLLVLDQAYGEYVAPEDEDGAMALAAAHDNVLVTRTFSKIFGLAGERIGWGTGAPGIIQTINRIRGPFNVSSTGQAMALAALEDTAFVERSRVHNSDERARFVEKIEALGNHGLRALPSQANFVLILFEGPLSAETAFDGLAERGYIVRWLPGQGLPQALRITIGKRADLDVIADVLREMAEAAK, translated from the coding sequence ATGACCGACACCGAAACCCGTTCGAAAGCCCCGCAACCCAAGCCCTGGATCGAGGCGATTCACGCCTATGTGCCGGGCAAATCCTCCGGCAAGGACGGGCGACCGCTGATCAAGCTTTCGGCGAACGAGAACCCGCTGGGCACCAGCGAGTCCGCGCTGGCCGCAAGAGCGCAGGCCCCCGCGCTCTATCCCGACCCGGACAGCAAGGCGCTGCGCGCCAAGCTCGGCGAGTTGCACGGGATCGATCCGGCGCGGATCGTCATGGGCACCGGCTCGGACGAACTGCTCAACCTCGCCGCACAGGGCTATGCCGGCCCGGGCGACGAAGTGATCTACGTGCGCTACGGCTTTTCGGTCTACGACATTGCCGCGCGTCGCTGCGGCGCGACGCCGGTCGTAGCCCCCGATGCCGACTACGGGACCGATGTCGATGCCCTGATCGCCCTGGTGACGGACAGGACGCGCGTGGTCTTCATCGCCAACCCGAACAATCCGACCGGATCCTACCTGCCCAAGGGCGAGATCGCACGGCTCCACGCAGCGCTGCCCGCCGACGTGCTGCTGGTGCTCGACCAGGCTTACGGCGAATACGTCGCGCCCGAGGACGAGGACGGCGCGATGGCGCTGGCCGCCGCGCACGATAACGTGCTGGTCACCCGCACATTCTCCAAGATTTTCGGACTTGCCGGCGAGCGTATCGGCTGGGGCACCGGCGCGCCGGGTATCATCCAGACGATCAACCGCATCCGCGGTCCCTTCAACGTATCGAGCACCGGGCAGGCCATGGCGCTTGCCGCGCTGGAAGACACCGCTTTCGTCGAGCGCAGCCGCGTACACAACAGCGACGAGCGGGCCCGCTTCGTCGAGAAGATCGAGGCTCTGGGCAACCATGGCCTGCGCGCGCTGCCGAGCCAGGCGAACTTCGTGCTGATCCTGTTCGAGGGCCCGCTCTCCGCCGAGACCGCCTTCGACGGCCTTGCCGAACGCGGCTATATCGTGCGCTGGCTTCCCGGGCAGGGCCTGCCGCAGGCTCTGCGCATCACCATCGGAAAACGCGCCGACCTCGACGTGATCGCCGATGTACTGCGCGAAATGGCAGAAGCCGCCAAATGA
- a CDS encoding MBL fold metallo-hydrolase: MTEQSAIAAPYSEAEQVGPLVRRVLARNPSPFTYTGTQTYLVGSGSDVAVIDPGPDEAEHIDAILAAIGDARVSAILCTHTHRDHSPAAAPLAARTGAPIVGCAPLTLEDDGPRADAAFDAHYRPDRVLTDGEAVSGDGWTLLAVATPGHTSNHLCFALPETGALFTGDHVMGWSTSVVAPPDGDMSDYMESLAALYRREQDTIYYPAHGPAVEKPRQLVRGMIGHRRQREKQILRQIEAGRHRIDEMIPHMYKGVDERLWPAAGRSVHAHLIDLERRDMVTSENGEWSLQT; encoded by the coding sequence ATGACCGAGCAAAGCGCCATCGCCGCCCCCTATTCCGAAGCCGAACAGGTCGGCCCGCTCGTGCGGCGCGTACTGGCACGCAATCCTTCGCCTTTCACTTACACCGGCACCCAGACCTACCTCGTCGGCTCAGGCAGCGATGTGGCGGTGATCGACCCCGGCCCGGACGAGGCCGAACACATCGATGCGATCCTGGCCGCCATCGGCGACGCGCGCGTCAGCGCGATCCTGTGCACCCACACGCACCGGGACCACTCCCCCGCCGCTGCCCCGCTTGCCGCTCGCACCGGCGCGCCGATCGTCGGCTGCGCCCCGCTTACGCTGGAAGACGACGGGCCGCGCGCGGATGCCGCTTTCGACGCGCACTATCGTCCCGACCGGGTCCTGACCGACGGCGAGGCGGTTTCGGGCGACGGCTGGACGCTTCTGGCCGTAGCAACGCCCGGCCACACCTCGAACCACTTGTGCTTCGCCCTGCCCGAGACCGGCGCGCTGTTTACCGGCGACCACGTGATGGGCTGGTCGACCAGCGTCGTCGCCCCGCCGGACGGCGACATGTCAGACTACATGGAAAGCCTCGCCGCGCTCTACCGGCGCGAACAGGACACCATCTACTACCCGGCGCACGGCCCCGCGGTCGAAAAGCCGCGCCAACTCGTGCGCGGCATGATCGGCCATCGCCGACAGCGCGAGAAGCAGATCCTTCGCCAGATCGAAGCAGGCCGCCACCGGATCGACGAGATGATTCCGCACATGTACAAGGGCGTGGACGAGCGCCTCTGGCCTGCCGCCGGGCGGTCTGTACATGCCCATCTGATTGATCTGGAAAGAAGAGATATGGTCACGAGCGAGAACGGCGAGTGGTCATTGCAGACTTGA
- the nadA gene encoding quinolinate synthase NadA, translating to MTVMPADLSGIDVRAEIERLRKERNAVILAHYYQKPEIQDLADYVGDSLELSRKAAATDADVIAFCGVKFMADTAKILSPEKIVVLPDLEAGCSLEDSCPPEKFKAFREAHPDHIALTYINCSTEVKALSDIIVTSSSAETILQQIPKDQKIIFGPDRHLGGYLSRKFDREMLLWPGVCIVHEAFSETELLKLKAQHPGAPIAAHPECPPHIIDHADYVGSTSGILKFAQDFEGQTLIVATEPHIIHQMEKALPGKTFIGAPGADGNCACNICPYMALNTMEKLYLALRDLQPRVEIEEGLRVAAKKSLDRMLEMASGTVGKGDLGAR from the coding sequence ATGACCGTAATGCCCGCCGATCTGTCCGGCATCGACGTTCGCGCCGAGATCGAGCGGCTGCGCAAGGAGCGCAATGCCGTCATCCTCGCCCACTACTACCAGAAGCCGGAAATCCAGGACCTGGCGGACTACGTGGGCGACAGCCTCGAACTGAGCCGCAAGGCCGCCGCGACCGATGCCGACGTCATCGCCTTTTGCGGCGTGAAGTTCATGGCCGATACCGCCAAGATCCTGAGCCCGGAAAAGATCGTCGTGCTGCCCGACCTCGAAGCCGGCTGCAGCCTCGAGGATTCCTGCCCGCCCGAAAAGTTCAAGGCGTTCCGCGAAGCCCACCCCGATCATATCGCGCTGACCTACATCAACTGCTCGACCGAGGTGAAGGCGCTGTCCGACATCATCGTCACCAGCTCCAGCGCCGAAACGATCCTGCAGCAGATCCCGAAGGACCAGAAGATCATCTTCGGCCCCGACCGGCATCTCGGCGGCTACCTCAGCCGCAAGTTCGATCGCGAAATGCTGCTCTGGCCGGGCGTGTGCATCGTCCACGAAGCCTTCAGCGAGACGGAACTGCTCAAGCTCAAGGCGCAGCACCCGGGCGCGCCTATCGCCGCTCATCCGGAATGCCCGCCGCACATCATCGATCACGCCGACTACGTCGGTTCGACCAGCGGCATCCTCAAGTTCGCCCAGGATTTCGAAGGCCAGACCCTGATCGTCGCCACCGAGCCGCACATCATCCACCAGATGGAAAAGGCGCTGCCGGGCAAGACCTTCATCGGCGCCCCCGGTGCCGACGGCAACTGCGCCTGCAACATCTGCCCCTACATGGCGCTCAACACCATGGAGAAGCTCTACCTCGCCCTGCGCGACCTGCAGCCGCGCGTGGAAATCGAGGAAGGCCTGCGCGTCGCCGCTAAGAAGAGCCTCGACCGGATGCTGGAAATGGCATCGGGCACGGTGGGCAAGGGAGACCTCGGGGCGCGCTAA
- a CDS encoding YdcH family protein has product MTEEEMRKRLELLRIEHRDLDAAIDALNATGASDQLQIARLKKRKLILKDQIAQIEDYLIPDIIA; this is encoded by the coding sequence GTGACCGAAGAGGAAATGCGCAAGCGCCTAGAACTCCTGAGGATCGAGCATCGCGATCTCGACGCTGCCATCGACGCTCTCAATGCCACGGGAGCGTCCGATCAGCTGCAGATTGCCAGGCTCAAGAAGCGCAAACTCATCCTGAAGGATCAGATCGCGCAGATCGAGGATTACCTAATCCCGGATATAATTGCCTGA